In one Zalophus californianus isolate mZalCal1 chromosome 10, mZalCal1.pri.v2, whole genome shotgun sequence genomic region, the following are encoded:
- the LOC113932336 gene encoding alpha-hemoglobin-stabilizing protein — MALLQANKDLISTGMKEFSVLLNQQVFPNPPIPAEAMVTMVDDWVNFYINYYRKQMVGEQQEQERALQELQQELNTLSAPFLAKYRAFLKNV, encoded by the exons ATGGCTCTTCTTCAGGCCAATAAGGATCTCATTTCTACAGGAATGAAGGAATTTAGTGTTCTGCTGAATCAGCAG GTCTTCCCTAATCCTCCTATCCCTGCAGAAGCCATGGTGACTATGGTGGATGACTGGGTGAACTTCTACATCAACTATTACAGGAAGCAGATGGTGGGGGAGCAGCAAGAGCAGGAGAGGGCTCTACAGGAACTTCAGCAAGAGCTAAATACTCTGTCCGCCCCTTTCCTGGCCAAGTATAGGGCATTCCTGAAGAACGTTTGA